In Moorella sp. Hama-1, a single genomic region encodes these proteins:
- a CDS encoding HU family DNA-binding protein, with the protein MDLVASVAEKADLTKKDAERVVSAVLASIEEALAQGEKVQLVGFGTFEIKERAARVGRNPRTGEEIQIAATRAPVFKAGKALKDAVAR; encoded by the coding sequence ATGGACCTGGTTGCCAGCGTCGCCGAAAAAGCGGATCTGACCAAAAAGGATGCCGAGAGGGTAGTCAGCGCGGTCCTGGCAAGTATCGAAGAAGCCCTGGCCCAGGGCGAAAAGGTACAGCTGGTGGGTTTCGGTACCTTTGAAATCAAAGAACGGGCGGCCCGGGTAGGCCGTAACCCGCGGACGGGGGAAGAGATCCAGATTGCCGCCACCCGGGCACCTGTTTTTAAGGCGGGTAAAGCCTTAAAAGACGCCGTAGCCCGGTAA
- the spoVT gene encoding stage V sporulation protein T, with protein MKATGIVRRIDDLGRVVIPKEIRRTLRIREGDPLEIFVDREGEVILKKYSPIGELGDFAKEYADSLHEAIGHIACIADRDNIIAVAGAPKKEFLDKPIGQAVERVMEERKSILANSPGEDLFPIDGEGEAHKFTAEVIAPIIAEGDPIGAVILCSREPGVKMGDMELKLAETAAGFLAKQMEQ; from the coding sequence GTGAAAGCAACAGGCATTGTACGACGCATCGACGATCTAGGACGCGTAGTGATACCTAAAGAAATCAGGCGCACCCTGCGGATCCGCGAAGGTGATCCCCTGGAGATCTTCGTGGACCGCGAAGGCGAGGTGATTTTGAAGAAGTACTCGCCCATTGGTGAGCTGGGGGATTTCGCCAAGGAATATGCAGATTCCCTTCACGAAGCCATCGGCCATATTGCCTGTATCGCGGATCGAGACAATATTATTGCGGTGGCAGGTGCCCCCAAGAAGGAATTCCTAGATAAACCCATCGGGCAAGCAGTAGAAAGGGTAATGGAGGAACGCAAATCTATCCTGGCCAATTCCCCGGGTGAAGACCTTTTCCCCATTGACGGCGAGGGCGAAGCCCATAAATTTACGGCTGAGGTTATTGCCCCGATAATTGCCGAGGGAGACCCCATTGGCGCCGTTATCCTTTGTTCCCGGGAACCAGGGGTCAAAATGGGGGACATGGAGTTAAAACTGGCGGAAACGGCAGCAGGCTTTCTGGCCAAACAAATGGAGCAATAA
- a CDS encoding RNA-binding S4 domain-containing protein, with protein MRLDKFLKVSRLVKRRTLAKEICDGGGVEVNRRPAKASTEVKPGDVLTLKLGSRWQTVEVLAVPEHIAANQAKETYRVLAEGQGEA; from the coding sequence ATGCGTCTGGACAAGTTTCTCAAGGTTTCCCGCCTGGTGAAAAGGCGTACCCTGGCCAAGGAGATCTGCGATGGCGGCGGGGTAGAAGTCAACCGCCGCCCGGCCAAGGCCAGCACCGAGGTTAAACCGGGGGATGTCCTGACCCTGAAGCTCGGCAGCCGCTGGCAAACCGTTGAAGTCCTGGCCGTACCGGAACATATTGCGGCCAACCAGGCTAAAGAAACCTACCGCGTGCTGGCCGAGGGCCAGGGGGAAGCCTGA
- the pth gene encoding aminoacyl-tRNA hydrolase — protein sequence MLMVVGLGNPGRRYEATRHNAGFMAVDLLADDLGISLDRTRDQAITGQGLVGNNRVLLVKPQTYMNNSGQAVAPLARWYGIAPEAILVIHDDLDLAPGRLRLRPGGSSGGHRGLQSIMTHLGTTSIPRLKIGIGRPADGEDVVDYVLQPFSQSDWELVRPVLLKAAEAARFLLEGGGMEEAMNRFNH from the coding sequence GTGCTGATGGTCGTAGGTCTGGGCAACCCCGGGCGCCGTTACGAGGCTACCCGGCATAATGCCGGTTTCATGGCCGTCGATCTTCTGGCCGATGACCTGGGGATCAGCCTGGACCGGACCCGGGACCAGGCCATAACCGGCCAGGGCCTGGTCGGAAACAACCGGGTCCTCCTGGTCAAGCCCCAGACGTATATGAATAACAGTGGTCAGGCCGTCGCCCCCTTGGCGCGCTGGTACGGCATTGCCCCGGAAGCCATCCTGGTCATCCACGATGACCTGGATCTGGCCCCGGGGCGGCTACGTCTCCGGCCGGGAGGTAGTTCCGGGGGCCACCGGGGCCTGCAGTCAATTATGACCCACCTGGGGACCACCAGTATTCCCCGGTTAAAAATAGGTATTGGCCGGCCGGCGGATGGGGAAGATGTAGTTGACTACGTCTTGCAGCCCTTTAGCCAGAGTGACTGGGAATTGGTACGGCCGGTGCTCCTCAAAGCGGCAGAAGCAGCCCGTTTTCTCCTGGAGGGGGGCGGTATGGAGGAGGCCATGAACCGCTTTAACCATTAA
- the mfd gene encoding transcription-repair coupling factor, producing MYNKGILEIIRDSEQFHAICSGLRQGLGELQLYGLPEGLKGLWLAAMLDEFQPILVVTAGNEEAQRLAADIDSFWPGEGIGYLPPDELLPVEVYTPSPELATQRLKVLTDLVSGRTRILVAPVEVLLRRLPPPGTLSRSLQALEVGQVIDREALLQKLIALGYRREEVVEAPGQLAVRGGIIDIFPLGADEPLRLELFGDEIDSLRRFDPATQRSVADLRAVLLGPAQEVLPPPDLAPGLEALKAEFSQTYTLLRRRQPQAARELKERVQGLIAILETGSWPEGSKQLQPFFYPHQVTLFDYFQRRPLVILDDPAHLLEEMRRREQQRLGIFTDMLAAGLVLPSQGQAYLESADLERLWQRNQRLYFALLPRRVPGTSPQRSVGLSAQALPAFQGKLGLVVEELSRWRREGYRGVLMVADPNRVVALRQALAEQGIEASSQSEARETLQRGEIIIVSGRLRQGFTWPEMRLAIIGDTEIYGPVKRPRRVKTPRQGSKINSFSDLKEGDYVVHVHHGIGRYLGLQQLDVGGVKKDYLLIQYAGKDRLYVPVDQVSLVQKYVGSEGHVPRLYRLGGNEWNKVKSRVQEAVQEMARELLDLYARREAIPGHAFGPDTPWQREFEEAFPYTETPDQLRAIAEVKADMEKPRPMDRLLCGDVGYGKTEVAMRAAFKAVMDGMQVAVLVPTTILAQQHYETFKARFAPFAVKVAVLSRFCSPKEQRTVVEALKRGTVDVVIGTHRLLSSDVNFQNLGLVIVDEEQRFGVAHKEKLKKLRYTVDVLTMTATPIPRTLHMAMAGVRDMSLIETPPEDRFPVQTYVVEYNPEMVREAIRRELDRGGQVFVVHNRVQDIDRFAYHIQQLVPEARVGIGHGQMGEEELENVMLDFINDRYDVLVSTTIVENGLDIQNANTLIVDESDNFGLAQLYQLRGRVGRSNRLAYAYFTYRPDKVLGEVAEKRLAAIRDFTAFGSGYKIALRDLQIRGAGNFLGPEQHGHMMAVGFDLYCQLLEEAVQKLKQQREDIDGTVRAPAAEDHQVAPIELAVDTFLSDEYVPEATLKMELYHRLMAAGDLAGVEDIAAEMEDRYGPPPPEARNLLALTRVRLLAREVGVISVTQKNREVELSFGQHAGLRGEKLLQLTQYFPRRLAFSSAGGLTIRVRVMGLGQEELLNLLEKILARIKELISETDAGRPESRTAMGAIQGSNLV from the coding sequence ATGTACAATAAAGGCATATTGGAAATTATCAGAGATAGTGAACAATTTCACGCCATCTGCAGTGGGCTACGCCAGGGCCTGGGGGAGTTGCAACTCTACGGCCTGCCGGAGGGTTTGAAAGGCCTGTGGCTGGCGGCCATGCTGGACGAGTTTCAACCCATTTTAGTGGTGACCGCCGGCAATGAGGAAGCCCAGCGCCTAGCAGCAGATATTGATTCCTTCTGGCCAGGGGAGGGTATTGGTTATTTGCCGCCGGATGAACTCCTGCCGGTGGAGGTCTATACCCCCAGCCCGGAACTGGCCACCCAGCGCCTGAAGGTCCTCACGGACCTGGTCAGCGGCCGGACCCGGATCCTGGTGGCGCCGGTAGAAGTCCTCCTCCGCCGGCTGCCACCCCCTGGGACCCTGTCCCGATCCCTCCAGGCCCTGGAGGTTGGCCAGGTCATTGATCGGGAGGCCCTCCTGCAGAAACTCATTGCCCTGGGTTACCGGCGGGAAGAGGTTGTGGAAGCCCCGGGCCAGCTGGCGGTAAGGGGAGGCATTATTGACATCTTCCCCCTGGGGGCTGATGAACCCCTGCGTTTGGAACTCTTTGGCGATGAAATCGATTCCTTGCGCCGTTTTGATCCGGCGACCCAGCGTTCCGTGGCCGACCTGCGGGCAGTGCTCCTGGGCCCGGCCCAGGAAGTGCTCCCGCCCCCGGATCTCGCACCGGGATTGGAGGCGTTGAAGGCAGAATTTTCCCAGACCTATACCCTCCTGCGCCGGCGCCAGCCCCAGGCGGCCCGGGAATTAAAGGAAAGGGTTCAGGGGTTAATAGCCATCCTGGAGACAGGCTCCTGGCCCGAAGGTAGTAAACAACTGCAGCCCTTTTTCTACCCCCACCAGGTCACCCTCTTTGACTACTTCCAGCGCCGGCCCCTGGTAATCCTGGACGACCCGGCGCACCTGCTGGAAGAGATGCGCCGCCGGGAACAACAGCGCCTGGGTATCTTTACCGATATGCTGGCCGCCGGTCTGGTTTTACCTTCCCAGGGCCAGGCCTACCTGGAGAGCGCCGATCTGGAGCGCCTGTGGCAGCGTAACCAGCGCCTCTATTTCGCCCTTTTACCCCGCCGGGTCCCGGGTACCAGTCCCCAGCGGTCGGTGGGCCTCAGTGCCCAGGCTCTCCCTGCCTTTCAGGGTAAGCTGGGCTTGGTGGTGGAAGAACTGAGCCGCTGGCGCCGGGAGGGGTACCGCGGCGTTTTAATGGTAGCCGACCCGAACCGGGTGGTTGCCCTGCGCCAGGCCCTGGCGGAACAGGGGATTGAAGCCAGCTCCCAGTCCGAGGCCAGGGAAACCCTGCAGCGGGGCGAGATAATAATTGTTTCCGGGCGCCTGCGCCAGGGTTTTACCTGGCCGGAGATGCGCCTGGCCATTATCGGCGACACGGAGATCTACGGTCCCGTAAAAAGGCCGCGGCGGGTTAAGACACCCCGCCAGGGGAGCAAGATTAACTCCTTTAGCGATCTCAAAGAAGGAGATTATGTCGTCCACGTCCACCACGGCATTGGCCGTTACCTGGGCCTCCAGCAACTGGACGTAGGCGGGGTTAAGAAAGACTATCTTCTTATCCAGTATGCAGGCAAGGATCGCCTTTATGTACCCGTGGACCAGGTTTCCCTGGTGCAGAAGTATGTTGGCAGCGAAGGCCATGTACCCCGCCTCTACCGCCTGGGGGGCAATGAGTGGAACAAGGTGAAGAGCCGGGTCCAGGAAGCCGTCCAGGAGATGGCCCGGGAACTCCTGGATCTCTATGCCCGGCGAGAAGCCATCCCCGGCCACGCCTTTGGGCCCGACACCCCCTGGCAGCGGGAGTTCGAGGAGGCTTTTCCCTATACAGAAACTCCGGACCAGCTCCGGGCTATCGCCGAGGTCAAGGCTGACATGGAAAAGCCCCGGCCCATGGACCGCCTTCTTTGCGGTGATGTGGGCTATGGCAAGACGGAGGTGGCCATGCGGGCGGCCTTCAAGGCGGTTATGGACGGTATGCAGGTTGCTGTTCTGGTGCCGACAACCATCCTGGCCCAGCAGCACTATGAAACCTTTAAAGCCCGGTTTGCTCCCTTCGCCGTGAAGGTGGCTGTATTAAGCCGCTTCTGTTCACCCAAAGAACAGCGAACGGTGGTCGAAGCTTTAAAGCGGGGTACGGTGGATGTAGTTATCGGTACCCACCGTCTCCTCTCCAGCGATGTTAATTTCCAGAACCTGGGCCTGGTAATCGTTGATGAGGAACAGCGCTTTGGTGTTGCCCATAAAGAAAAGCTAAAAAAACTGCGCTACACCGTCGACGTCCTGACCATGACGGCCACCCCCATTCCCCGCACCCTGCATATGGCCATGGCCGGGGTGCGCGATATGAGCCTGATTGAGACGCCGCCTGAGGATCGCTTCCCGGTGCAAACCTACGTGGTCGAGTACAACCCGGAAATGGTACGGGAGGCCATCCGCCGGGAGCTGGACCGGGGCGGCCAGGTCTTTGTAGTGCATAACCGGGTGCAGGACATCGACCGTTTCGCCTACCATATCCAACAGCTGGTCCCCGAGGCCCGGGTAGGTATCGGCCACGGCCAGATGGGCGAAGAAGAGCTGGAGAATGTCATGCTGGACTTTATCAACGACCGTTATGACGTCCTGGTGAGTACCACCATCGTGGAAAACGGCCTGGATATCCAGAATGCCAATACCCTGATTGTCGACGAGAGCGATAACTTCGGCCTGGCCCAGCTCTACCAGTTGCGGGGGCGGGTCGGCCGCAGCAACCGCCTGGCCTACGCCTATTTTACCTACCGGCCGGACAAAGTCCTGGGCGAAGTGGCGGAGAAACGCCTGGCCGCCATCCGGGACTTTACTGCCTTTGGTTCCGGTTATAAAATCGCCCTGCGGGACCTGCAGATCCGGGGCGCCGGCAACTTCCTGGGTCCCGAGCAGCATGGCCACATGATGGCCGTTGGTTTTGACCTCTACTGCCAGCTCCTGGAGGAAGCGGTCCAGAAATTAAAACAACAGCGCGAGGATATTGACGGGACGGTACGGGCTCCGGCAGCGGAGGACCATCAGGTCGCCCCCATTGAACTGGCAGTGGACACCTTCTTGAGTGACGAGTATGTCCCGGAGGCCACCCTGAAGATGGAGCTTTATCACCGCTTGATGGCTGCCGGCGACCTGGCCGGCGTCGAGGATATCGCTGCGGAAATGGAGGATCGCTACGGCCCGCCACCGCCGGAAGCCCGGAACCTGCTGGCCCTGACCAGGGTACGCCTCCTGGCCCGGGAGGTGGGGGTAATTAGCGTCACCCAGAAGAACCGGGAGGTAGAGTTGAGTTTTGGCCAGCACGCCGGCTTGCGGGGAGAGAAGCTCTTGCAGCTGACCCAGTATTTCCCCCGGCGGCTGGCCTTCTCCTCCGCCGGTGGTCTGACCATCAGGGTCAGGGTTATGGGCCTGGGCCAGGAGGAGTTACTGAATCTCCTGGAGAAAATCCTGGCCAGGATTAAAGAGCTCATCAGCGAAACGGACGCTGGCCGGCCGGAGTCCCGGACCGCCATGGGAGCCATCCAGGGTTCGAATCTTGTATAA
- a CDS encoding PRC-barrel domain-containing protein, whose protein sequence is MYYTSKKLMGMPVVSLADGHQLGRIKRLLIDHQQMTIAAFTVDRKGWFKEQPVIPYSHVKSVGSHAVTVDEATAVVKLSSLPELEALAKHPLPLLGARVITEEGTVLGTVEDFRFDPQDGKIHYLDVKGGLLQGARSLETAQIITCGRDALIARAGAEEALQKPGGLLSINWQDACKNAGKTLDNAGVIPRKVGETVNRYWRRLPFGQKKDDGPPPGQDS, encoded by the coding sequence ATGTATTATACCAGTAAAAAACTCATGGGCATGCCGGTGGTTAGCCTGGCCGATGGTCACCAGCTGGGGCGCATTAAACGCCTGCTCATTGACCACCAGCAAATGACCATCGCCGCCTTTACCGTTGACCGCAAAGGGTGGTTTAAGGAACAACCGGTCATCCCTTACAGCCATGTCAAAAGCGTCGGTAGCCATGCCGTTACTGTTGATGAGGCCACAGCCGTGGTCAAACTCAGTTCTCTACCCGAGCTGGAAGCCCTGGCCAAACACCCCCTGCCCCTCCTGGGGGCCAGGGTCATTACGGAAGAGGGCACCGTCCTGGGTACGGTGGAGGATTTTCGTTTTGACCCCCAGGATGGTAAAATCCACTACCTGGACGTTAAAGGCGGCCTCCTCCAGGGGGCGCGTTCCCTGGAAACCGCCCAGATCATCACCTGTGGCCGGGACGCCCTCATTGCTCGGGCCGGCGCTGAAGAGGCCCTCCAGAAACCCGGCGGCCTGTTAAGCATCAACTGGCAGGACGCCTGCAAAAACGCCGGCAAAACCCTGGATAACGCCGGTGTTATCCCCCGCAAGGTCGGTGAAACTGTCAACCGCTACTGGCGGCGCCTGCCCTTTGGCCAAAAGAAGGACGACGGGCCGCCTCCCGGCCAGGACAGCTAA
- a CDS encoding mechanosensitive ion channel family protein, with amino-acid sequence MTVDITHLWQRLQPGLFIFLEKLFWAAVIMVAALILYRLLSGFIHRIFQVTKRDPQREKTLETLLGSALRYLIYAVAVMMALDRFVDITPILAGAGVVGLAIGFGAQSLVKDIITGFFIIFEDQFHVGDLVEINGQVTGTVEELGLRITTVREWSGKKFYIANSEIKTIRNYNRDELRAIVTATFPFEEDPRRIRAVLEQACREVEQEYYEAFIPGPGGQGLAEAPHIYGVSDIDKSDKGGQFTITARTWPGSLWEVERALREKIWQACKDNGIRLAYPTRVYVGNQPGEGDDGVGSFMGAGGR; translated from the coding sequence GTGACGGTTGATATCACCCACCTCTGGCAACGACTACAGCCAGGCCTGTTCATCTTCCTGGAAAAGCTCTTCTGGGCGGCAGTCATTATGGTGGCCGCCCTGATCCTCTACCGGCTGCTCTCCGGGTTTATCCACCGCATCTTTCAGGTCACCAAGAGGGATCCCCAGCGGGAAAAGACCCTGGAAACCCTCCTTGGTTCCGCCCTGCGCTACCTTATTTATGCCGTGGCCGTGATGATGGCCCTGGACCGGTTTGTTGACATAACCCCCATTCTCGCCGGGGCCGGGGTGGTGGGCCTAGCCATCGGCTTTGGCGCCCAGAGCCTGGTCAAGGATATAATTACCGGCTTCTTTATCATCTTTGAAGACCAGTTTCACGTCGGCGACCTGGTGGAGATTAACGGTCAGGTGACGGGCACGGTGGAGGAGCTGGGCCTGCGGATTACCACCGTCCGGGAATGGAGTGGCAAAAAGTTTTATATAGCCAACAGTGAAATCAAAACTATCCGCAACTACAACCGGGATGAACTGCGGGCTATTGTTACGGCTACCTTTCCCTTTGAAGAAGACCCGCGGCGTATCCGGGCGGTCCTGGAACAGGCCTGCCGGGAAGTGGAGCAGGAGTACTACGAGGCCTTTATTCCCGGCCCCGGCGGCCAGGGGCTGGCCGAGGCGCCCCACATCTATGGGGTGAGCGATATCGATAAATCGGATAAAGGGGGCCAGTTTACCATTACCGCCCGGACCTGGCCCGGGTCCCTCTGGGAAGTGGAAAGAGCCCTGCGGGAGAAAATCTGGCAGGCCTGCAAAGATAACGGTATTCGCCTGGCTTATCCCACCAGGGTCTATGTTGGTAACCAGCCCGGGGAAGGTGACGACGGGGTGGGCAGTTTCATGGGTGCTGGAGGACGTTAA
- a CDS encoding 50S ribosomal protein L25/general stress protein Ctc: MQAQTVRVDLRPQTGKQSARRLRRQGKLPGVLYGKKAGNLAVVIPGRELEHILATEGENALLKLKITGGDQEKEFAAVIREIQRHPIKGNLTHVDFYQVSLEDKLKATVPVVLEGEARGVKEGGILQHGAREIEVESLPGDLPESIVVDVSSLGIGEHLTVGDIKVPAGVKVLSDPDTIVALVVTTRAADTGTTEETSPAETPAAPAEE, encoded by the coding sequence ATGCAGGCCCAAACAGTAAGGGTAGATCTACGTCCGCAAACAGGTAAACAGTCGGCCCGGCGGCTGCGCCGGCAAGGAAAACTACCGGGGGTGCTCTACGGCAAGAAAGCCGGCAACCTGGCAGTAGTCATCCCCGGCCGGGAACTCGAACACATCCTGGCTACAGAGGGCGAGAATGCCTTATTGAAGCTGAAGATCACCGGGGGAGACCAGGAAAAAGAATTCGCCGCTGTTATCCGGGAGATCCAGCGCCACCCCATCAAGGGTAACCTGACCCATGTCGATTTCTACCAGGTTTCCCTGGAGGATAAGCTTAAGGCAACGGTACCGGTAGTCCTGGAGGGTGAAGCCCGGGGGGTCAAGGAAGGCGGTATCCTCCAGCACGGCGCCCGGGAGATTGAGGTTGAAAGCCTGCCCGGGGATTTGCCGGAAAGTATCGTCGTGGACGTCAGCAGCCTGGGTATAGGTGAACACCTGACGGTAGGCGATATTAAGGTGCCGGCCGGGGTCAAGGTTCTGTCAGATCCGGATACCATTGTCGCCCTGGTGGTAACCACCCGCGCGGCCGATACTGGGACCACCGAGGAGACGTCACCCGCAGAGACCCCGGCCGCCCCGGCAGAAGAATAG
- the mazG gene encoding nucleoside triphosphate pyrophosphohydrolase, producing MAGKVIIAGLGPGDPAQVPAAVLTALAGVDRIYLRTSHHPAVAALEEQGLQWQSFDTFYEEAADFEELYRRIASFLLQEAGGQAPARPGRQENPSAIPARAPRSLIYAVPGHPLVAEKSVALLLEQAPAAGVELQIIPAMSCLDALFAVLRLDPAGGLIVNDALDFTARGLDPGRGLLLTQVYNRRVAGEVKLELMKVYPDEHPATVVRGAGLPDGERVATVPLYAIDRLDWVDHLTSLYLPPCPEARDRTLAGLEAIMARLREPGGCPWDREQTHESLKRYLVEETYEVLEAIDSGDMNKLCEELGDLLLQVVFHARLAEEEGDFTLADCLEAICTKMRRRHPHVFGPAVLNTAGEVLVRWDQIKAAEKREQGEEAPSVLSVPRGLPALLKALKVQEQAARVGFDWADIDDVWAKVGEEMDELKRTLNSTGKAEQAAELGDTLFSLVNLARWLRVEPEAALQATIDKFSRRFRYIEQAARDQGRDIEELTLAEMDALWEKAKKISLS from the coding sequence ATGGCAGGCAAGGTAATCATTGCCGGCCTGGGGCCGGGGGATCCGGCCCAGGTGCCAGCGGCCGTCCTGACTGCCCTGGCCGGAGTGGACAGAATCTACCTGAGGACCTCCCATCACCCGGCAGTGGCTGCCCTGGAGGAGCAGGGTTTACAATGGCAATCCTTTGATACTTTTTACGAAGAAGCAGCCGATTTTGAAGAACTTTACCGGCGGATCGCCAGTTTCTTGCTCCAGGAAGCTGGGGGTCAGGCCCCGGCCCGGCCTGGCCGGCAGGAAAACCCAAGTGCGATCCCTGCCCGGGCCCCCCGGAGCCTGATCTATGCCGTGCCCGGGCATCCCCTGGTGGCCGAGAAGAGTGTGGCCTTACTCCTGGAGCAGGCCCCGGCTGCCGGGGTGGAACTGCAGATCATACCGGCCATGAGCTGCCTGGATGCCCTGTTCGCTGTTCTCCGGCTCGACCCCGCCGGGGGATTAATCGTAAACGACGCCCTGGACTTTACGGCGCGGGGACTAGACCCTGGCCGCGGTTTGCTTCTCACCCAGGTATACAACCGCCGGGTGGCCGGGGAAGTTAAGCTGGAACTAATGAAGGTCTACCCTGATGAACACCCGGCGACCGTCGTCCGCGGGGCTGGACTCCCTGATGGTGAACGGGTGGCCACCGTACCCCTCTATGCCATCGACCGGTTGGACTGGGTCGATCACCTGACCAGTCTCTACCTGCCTCCCTGCCCTGAAGCCCGGGACCGGACCCTGGCCGGCCTGGAGGCCATTATGGCCCGGCTGCGGGAACCGGGGGGTTGCCCCTGGGATCGAGAGCAAACCCATGAGTCTCTGAAACGCTACCTGGTGGAAGAGACCTATGAGGTCCTGGAGGCTATCGACAGTGGGGACATGAATAAACTATGCGAAGAATTGGGAGACTTACTGCTACAAGTAGTCTTTCATGCCCGGCTGGCCGAGGAAGAGGGCGACTTTACCCTGGCCGACTGCCTGGAGGCCATCTGCACCAAGATGCGACGGCGCCATCCCCATGTTTTTGGTCCGGCCGTCCTGAATACGGCCGGGGAGGTGCTGGTACGCTGGGACCAGATCAAGGCTGCCGAAAAGAGAGAGCAGGGAGAAGAAGCGCCCTCGGTGCTGAGTGTTCCCCGGGGCCTGCCGGCCCTGTTAAAGGCCCTCAAGGTCCAGGAACAGGCCGCCCGGGTGGGTTTTGACTGGGCGGACATAGATGATGTCTGGGCCAAGGTCGGGGAAGAGATGGACGAGCTAAAACGAACCCTTAACAGCACCGGCAAGGCGGAACAGGCCGCCGAGCTGGGGGATACCCTGTTCTCCCTGGTTAACCTGGCCCGCTGGCTGCGGGTGGAGCCCGAGGCGGCCCTCCAGGCAACCATCGACAAATTCAGCCGCCGTTTTCGCTATATTGAGCAAGCAGCCCGGGACCAGGGCCGCGATATCGAGGAACTTACCCTGGCGGAGATGGACGCTCTCTGGGAAAAAGCGAAAAAAATTAGCCTATCGTAG